The Helicobacter ganmani genome includes a window with the following:
- the htpG gene encoding molecular chaperone HtpG — MAKHTFQTEVNQLLDLMIHSLYSNKEIFLRELISNASDALDKLQYLTLTDDKLKTLDFTPKIDIAFDSEKNILTISDSGIGMNEQDLIENLGTIAKSGTKNFLSKLSGDKKKDSALIGQFGVGFYSAFMVANKIIVTTKKAGETQGFAWISDGSGEFEIEKCEKESHGSEIKLYLKEEEKEFANRWKIEEIIKKYSDHIPFPIFLHYTETKSEGEGESKKEIIEQKNEQINKASALWRISKKDLKDEEYKEFYKNLSYDSSDPLCWIHTKVEGTLEYTTLFYIPQSAPFDLYRVDYKSGVKLYVKRVFITDDDKELLPSYLRFVRGIIDSEDLPLNVSREILQQNRILSTIKSSSTKKILSEIESLQKDEEKYSKFYKEFGRCLKEGVYSDFENKEKLLELLRFQSTKSEGKEIAFKTYKERMGKEQKAIYYLQGEDLELLKSSPLLDAFNKKGIEVLLFAEEIDGIVMPMVHEYDKIPLRAITSKEALENLGEESIEEDTKERFKSLLETFNKALSDEIKEVRLSARLIDAPSCIVSDPEDPNAAMIKMMRQIGAMGMGADIPEPKPILELNPNHTILTKLLDAETQKQEEVAHLLLEEAKLLEGGKLKDVNAFVKHLNTLLQNSL, encoded by the coding sequence ATGGCAAAACATACTTTTCAAACGGAAGTCAATCAACTACTAGACTTAATGATTCACTCGCTGTATTCTAATAAAGAAATTTTTTTACGCGAGCTTATTAGCAATGCTTCTGACGCATTGGACAAATTACAATATTTAACCCTCACAGACGACAAACTAAAAACATTGGATTTTACTCCCAAAATTGATATTGCCTTCGATAGCGAAAAAAATATTTTAACCATCAGCGATAGCGGAATCGGCATGAATGAGCAAGATTTGATTGAAAACTTAGGCACAATCGCTAAAAGCGGCACGAAAAATTTTCTTTCTAAATTGAGCGGGGATAAGAAAAAGGATTCTGCACTCATTGGGCAATTTGGCGTGGGATTCTATTCTGCCTTTATGGTGGCAAATAAAATCATCGTAACAACAAAAAAAGCGGGCGAAACACAAGGTTTTGCGTGGATTAGCGATGGAAGCGGAGAATTTGAGATTGAAAAATGTGAAAAAGAATCACACGGAAGCGAAATTAAGCTCTATCTCAAAGAGGAAGAAAAAGAATTTGCGAATCGTTGGAAAATTGAAGAAATTATCAAAAAATACTCCGACCATATTCCATTCCCTATTTTCTTACACTATACAGAAACTAAAAGCGAAGGAGAGGGAGAGAGCAAAAAAGAGATTATAGAACAAAAAAATGAACAAATCAACAAAGCTTCTGCACTTTGGAGAATCTCTAAAAAAGATTTGAAAGATGAAGAATATAAAGAATTTTACAAAAATTTAAGCTACGATTCTAGCGACCCGCTTTGCTGGATTCATACGAAAGTTGAGGGAACACTAGAATACACTACTCTGTTTTATATCCCACAAAGCGCACCTTTTGACCTTTATCGCGTGGATTACAAAAGCGGCGTGAAACTCTATGTCAAACGCGTTTTTATCACTGATGACGATAAAGAACTTTTACCCTCTTACTTGCGATTTGTGCGCGGAATCATTGATAGTGAGGACTTGCCACTTAATGTAAGCCGGGAGATTCTACAACAAAACAGAATCTTAAGCACGATTAAATCCTCTTCTACAAAAAAAATCTTAAGCGAAATAGAATCACTCCAAAAAGACGAGGAAAAATACAGCAAATTTTATAAAGAGTTTGGACGCTGCTTGAAAGAGGGAGTTTATAGCGATTTTGAAAACAAAGAAAAACTATTAGAACTTTTGCGATTCCAATCTACCAAAAGTGAGGGCAAAGAGATTGCATTTAAAACCTACAAAGAGCGTATGGGTAAGGAACAAAAGGCGATTTACTATCTACAAGGTGAGGATTTAGAACTCCTTAAAAGCTCCCCACTTTTAGACGCATTCAACAAAAAAGGGATTGAAGTTTTACTCTTCGCCGAAGAAATTGACGGAATCGTAATGCCAATGGTGCATGAGTATGACAAGATACCTTTACGTGCCATCACTTCCAAAGAAGCATTGGAGAATTTGGGAGAGGAAAGCATAGAGGAGGACACAAAAGAGAGATTTAAATCCTTGCTTGAAACTTTCAATAAAGCCCTAAGTGATGAAATCAAGGAAGTGCGCTTAAGTGCGAGACTCATTGACGCCCCCTCTTGTATCGTAAGCGACCCAGAAGATCCAAATGCCGCAATGATAAAAATGATGAGACAAATAGGTGCAATGGGTATGGGTGCAGATATTCCAGAACCCAAGCCAATTTTAGAACTCAATCCAAACCATACGATTCTTACTAAGCTACTAGACGCAGAGACACAAAAACAAGAGGAAGTTGCGCATTTATTACTTGAAGAAGCCAAACTACTTGAGGGAGGCAAACTCAAAGATGTAAATGCGTTTGTCAAACATCTTAATACTCTTTTACAGAATAGTTTGTAG
- the uvrA gene encoding excinuclease ABC subunit UvrA, which produces MDSKTKTPLDYIIITNAKENNLKNISLNIPKNKLVILTGLSGSGKSTLAFDTLYAEGQRRYIESLSSYARQFLDKIGKPDVDKIEGLTPAIAIDQKTTSKNPRSTVGTITEIYDYLRLLFARIGVQHCHLCGKPISKMNASDIIAQVLKIKENSKILILSPIIREKKGTFNDKLESLRQKGYVRAQINGVLVRLDEEISLAKTKKHTIKVVIDRVVVNEANKDRIAQDIEKALKESYGEVEIEILPEEKESKPTLVHYSEHLACFDCKVSFNPLEPLSFSFNSPKGACSKCDGLGIRYSIDTKKVIQSSLPLSEGGIRIIYGFNKSYYNELFRAFCLANQINPQAAFEDLNEYQQKLILYGSTEEVEFQWKSSKLKRPWVGVISIAYDMFKDNKDLGDYMSEKTCEECGGHRLLPQSLAVRVANKTIGDLLDLPIEECYGFFANPVNFAYLDTQSAMIAAPILKEICERLYFLYDVGLGYLSLGRDARSISGGESQRIRIASQIGSGLTGVMYVLDEPSIGLHERDTLRLIKTLRSLQQKGNSVIVVEHDKETIEHADFIVDIGPGAGKYGGEVVFSGNLTQLLKSKTQTAQYLSGAKKIEYFVRRKQEEWIEILNININNIHNLNVKLPIKNFVCVTGVSGSGKSSLVLQTLLPVAQELLNNRKKVKKVDGVEIVGLEKLDKVIYLDQSPIGRTPRSNPATYTGAMDEIRQIFAQTKEAQIRNYGISRFSFNVKGGRCEKCMGEGEIRIEMHFLPDIMVKCDACGGTRYNTQTLEVEYKGKNIAEVLEFSVDEACEFFVKIPRIYQKLKTLQDVGLGYITLGQNAVTLSGGEAQRIKLAKELSRKDTGKTLYILDEPTTGLHFADVDRLVRVLHHLTDLGNSVIVIEHNLDIIKNADFILDIGPEGGSNGGKIVDSGSPERIARRHKKTASHTGKFLAKELGAES; this is translated from the coding sequence TTGGATTCAAAAACTAAAACACCGCTTGATTATATCATTATTACAAACGCAAAAGAAAACAATTTAAAAAACATCAGTTTGAATATCCCCAAAAATAAACTTGTGATTCTTACAGGCTTAAGTGGCAGTGGCAAAAGCACTTTAGCCTTTGATACGCTTTATGCAGAAGGACAACGTAGATATATAGAATCCCTCTCAAGCTATGCAAGGCAGTTTTTGGATAAAATTGGTAAGCCAGATGTAGATAAGATAGAGGGATTAACTCCAGCCATTGCAATAGACCAAAAGACAACAAGTAAAAATCCTCGCTCCACGGTGGGAACAATCACAGAGATTTATGATTATCTACGCTTGCTTTTTGCGCGCATTGGTGTGCAGCATTGTCATTTGTGTGGCAAACCTATTTCAAAAATGAATGCGAGTGATATTATCGCTCAAGTGCTAAAAATCAAGGAAAATTCTAAGATTTTGATTTTATCCCCCATTATTCGCGAAAAAAAAGGGACTTTTAATGATAAGTTGGAATCCTTGCGTCAAAAAGGCTATGTGAGAGCACAGATTAATGGTGTGCTTGTGCGCTTAGATGAGGAAATTTCGCTTGCTAAGACCAAAAAACATACGATTAAAGTCGTGATTGACCGCGTCGTTGTCAATGAGGCAAACAAGGACAGAATCGCACAAGACATTGAAAAGGCTTTAAAGGAATCTTATGGAGAAGTAGAGATTGAGATTCTGCCTGAAGAGAAGGAATCCAAGCCAACTTTAGTGCATTATAGCGAGCATTTGGCTTGTTTTGATTGCAAGGTTTCCTTTAATCCCTTAGAACCTCTTAGTTTCTCTTTTAACTCCCCAAAAGGAGCGTGTAGCAAATGCGACGGCTTAGGGATTCGTTATAGTATTGATACGAAGAAAGTTATTCAGTCTAGTTTGCCTTTGAGTGAAGGCGGGATTAGGATTATTTATGGGTTTAATAAAAGTTACTACAATGAGTTATTCCGTGCTTTTTGTTTGGCAAATCAGATTAATCCTCAAGCTGCTTTTGAGGACTTGAACGAATATCAACAAAAGTTAATTTTATATGGAAGCACAGAAGAAGTAGAGTTTCAATGGAAAAGTTCTAAGCTTAAGCGTCCTTGGGTGGGGGTGATTTCCATTGCTTATGATATGTTTAAGGATAACAAAGATTTGGGTGATTATATGAGCGAAAAAACTTGTGAGGAATGTGGAGGACATCGCTTATTGCCACAAAGTTTGGCGGTTAGGGTTGCAAATAAGACGATTGGGGATTTGTTGGATTTGCCTATTGAAGAATGCTATGGATTTTTTGCCAATCCTGTGAATTTTGCCTATTTGGATACACAAAGTGCAATGATTGCCGCTCCGATTCTTAAAGAAATTTGCGAACGACTTTATTTCTTGTATGATGTAGGGCTTGGGTATTTGAGCTTAGGACGCGACGCACGCAGTATCAGCGGAGGGGAATCACAACGCATTAGAATCGCAAGTCAGATTGGTAGCGGACTTACTGGTGTAATGTATGTGTTAGATGAGCCAAGCATTGGGTTGCACGAGCGCGATACTTTGAGACTCATTAAAACCTTAAGAAGTTTGCAACAAAAAGGTAATTCTGTTATCGTCGTCGAGCACGATAAAGAAACAATTGAACACGCAGATTTTATCGTAGATATTGGACCAGGAGCGGGTAAATATGGCGGTGAAGTCGTATTTAGTGGGAATCTGACGCAATTATTAAAAAGTAAAACCCAAACAGCGCAGTATTTAAGTGGCGCAAAAAAAATAGAATATTTTGTGCGTCGCAAGCAAGAGGAATGGATTGAGATTTTAAATATCAATATTAACAATATTCATAATCTTAATGTAAAACTGCCGATTAAAAATTTCGTCTGTGTAACGGGTGTGAGTGGGAGTGGTAAAAGTTCTCTTGTCCTGCAAACTTTGCTTCCTGTGGCTCAAGAGCTACTCAATAATCGCAAAAAAGTAAAAAAAGTTGATGGTGTGGAAATTGTGGGTTTGGAGAAGCTAGACAAAGTGATTTATCTTGATCAAAGCCCCATTGGACGCACGCCTCGTTCCAATCCTGCAACCTATACCGGAGCAATGGACGAGATTCGACAGATTTTTGCACAAACAAAAGAAGCACAGATTCGTAATTATGGCATTAGTCGTTTCAGTTTCAATGTCAAAGGTGGAAGATGTGAAAAATGTATGGGAGAGGGAGAGATTAGGATTGAAATGCACTTTTTACCCGATATTATGGTGAAATGTGATGCGTGTGGCGGCACGCGTTACAATACTCAAACCTTAGAGGTAGAATATAAAGGCAAAAATATTGCGGAAGTCCTAGAATTTAGTGTAGATGAAGCCTGCGAATTTTTTGTTAAGATTCCACGCATTTATCAAAAGCTTAAAACTCTACAAGATGTGGGTTTGGGTTATATTACTTTGGGACAAAATGCTGTAACTTTAAGTGGAGGGGAAGCGCAACGCATTAAGCTTGCCAAAGAACTAAGTCGTAAAGATACAGGCAAGACACTTTATATTTTAGATGAGCCAACTACCGGATTGCATTTTGCAGATGTGGATAGATTAGTGCGTGTATTGCACCATTTAACAGATTTGGGAAATAGTGTCATTGTGATTGAGCATAATTTGGATATTATCAAAAATGCAGATTTTATCCTTGACATTGGACCAGAAGGGGGAAGCAATGGAGGCAAGATTGTAGATAGTGGTTCGCCAGAACGTATTGCAAGAAGACATAAAAAAACAGCAAGCCATACAGGAAAGTTTTTGGCTAAAGAATTAGGAGCGGAATCCTAA
- a CDS encoding glutamate-5-semialdehyde dehydrogenase, with product MSLQEQLQKTKESKKMLATLPHQTRISFLYDCADLLLEAQNVIIDANQKDLNAAKELDLSNAMMERLELNPKKILNMAESLRQIADFPDPLNRILGGFTNHCGLRIQKVSVPLGVIATIYESRPNVTSDVAALCFKSGNACVLKGGKEAQRSNEAIMRVFHQMLKKYHLPLDCMVLLPFMKDREELKELLSAKDSIDLVIPRGGEGLISFVSENAKVPVIKHDKGVCHIFAHHTCKIPESIAVIVNAKTSRPSTCNACETLLVERVFAKEFLPQVAESLKQNGTILKGDEESCAILKVSGIICEQIPLEDYYIEYGENILNLRIVKDTEEAIEHIEKFGSGHSEAILSEDYSTIEHFLNVVDSACVYANASTRFSDGGEFGYGAEVGISTSKIHARGPMGVESLTIYKYKVYGNGQVR from the coding sequence ATGTCTTTACAAGAACAATTACAAAAAACAAAAGAAAGCAAAAAGATGCTAGCGACACTTCCTCATCAAACGCGCATTAGTTTTTTATATGATTGTGCGGATTTGTTATTGGAAGCTCAAAATGTGATAATAGATGCAAATCAAAAAGACTTGAATGCGGCAAAAGAGTTGGATTTGAGCAATGCAATGATGGAAAGGTTGGAATTAAATCCTAAGAAGATTCTCAATATGGCGGAATCCTTGCGCCAGATTGCAGATTTTCCAGACCCGTTAAATAGAATCTTAGGGGGATTTACAAACCATTGTGGATTGCGGATACAAAAGGTAAGTGTGCCGCTTGGTGTGATTGCTACGATTTATGAATCACGCCCCAATGTAACAAGTGATGTTGCGGCTTTATGTTTTAAAAGCGGGAATGCGTGTGTATTAAAAGGTGGAAAAGAAGCACAGAGAAGCAATGAAGCTATTATGCGGGTTTTTCATCAAATGCTAAAGAAATACCATTTGCCATTGGATTGTATGGTTTTGTTGCCCTTTATGAAGGATAGAGAGGAGCTAAAGGAACTTTTAAGTGCAAAAGATTCCATTGATTTAGTGATTCCACGCGGGGGAGAGGGGTTGATTTCTTTTGTATCGGAGAATGCGAAAGTGCCTGTTATCAAGCACGACAAGGGTGTTTGTCATATTTTTGCACACCACACTTGCAAGATTCCTGAATCTATTGCGGTGATTGTCAATGCAAAAACTTCGCGTCCAAGCACTTGTAATGCTTGTGAAACTCTCCTTGTAGAACGTGTCTTTGCAAAGGAGTTTTTGCCGCAAGTCGCAGAATCTCTAAAGCAAAATGGCACGATTCTAAAAGGCGATGAGGAATCTTGTGCTATTCTAAAAGTTAGTGGAATCATATGCGAGCAGATTCCATTGGAGGATTATTATATAGAATATGGAGAAAATATCTTAAACTTGCGCATTGTTAAGGATACAGAAGAGGCAATAGAACATATTGAGAAGTTTGGAAGCGGGCATAGTGAGGCGATTTTGAGCGAGGATTATAGCACGATAGAGCATTTCTTAAATGTAGTAGATTCTGCCTGTGTGTATGCGAATGCTTCCACTCGTTTTAGTGATGGCGGGGAGTTTGGTTATGGTGCAGAAGTTGGAATCTCTACTTCCAAAATCCACGCACGCGGTCCTATGGGTGTAGAATCCCTAACGATTTATAAATACAAAGTTTATGGCAATGGACAAGTGCGTTAA